A region from the Microbacterium lacus genome encodes:
- a CDS encoding aldehyde dehydrogenase family protein gives MSFLEYAPAPESRSILRLRDSYGLFIDGEFVDGTGESFATISPADESHIATVSAASEADVDLAVRAARRAYDKTWSKMSGRDRGKYLFRIARLVQERARELAVAESLDNGKPIKESRDVDVPLVAAWFFYYAGWADKLDYAGLGAGPRALGVAGQVIPWNFPLLMLAWKIAPALAAGNTVVIKPAETTPLSALIFAEILQQAELPAGVVNIVTGAGGTGAALVSHPGIDKVAFTGSTGVGRAIAKEIAGSGKKLTLELGGKAANIVFDDAPIDQAIEGIVNGIFFNQGHVCCAGSRLLVQENIHDEVVDRLKERLSTLRMGDPLDKNTDIGAINSRAQLERVRALSQVGEEEGAERWSADCVIPENGFWFAPTIFTNVQASHRIAREEIFGPVLSVLTFRTPAEAIAKANNTPYGLSAGIWSDKGSRILAVADKLRAGVVWANTFNRFDPASPFGGYKESGYGREGGRHGLAAYLAPASARPTTARLAAARKEKKA, from the coding sequence ATGAGCTTCCTGGAATACGCCCCCGCGCCCGAGTCGCGCAGCATCCTGCGCCTGCGCGACAGCTACGGACTGTTCATCGACGGCGAGTTCGTCGACGGCACCGGCGAGTCGTTCGCGACGATCTCGCCGGCCGACGAGTCCCACATCGCGACGGTGTCCGCCGCGTCCGAAGCGGACGTCGACCTCGCCGTCCGTGCCGCGCGCCGCGCCTACGACAAGACCTGGTCGAAGATGAGCGGCCGCGACCGCGGCAAGTACCTCTTCCGGATCGCGCGGCTCGTGCAGGAGCGGGCCCGCGAGCTCGCCGTCGCGGAGAGCCTGGACAACGGCAAGCCGATCAAGGAGAGCCGCGACGTGGACGTGCCCCTCGTCGCCGCATGGTTCTTCTACTACGCGGGCTGGGCCGACAAGCTCGACTACGCCGGGCTCGGCGCCGGGCCGCGCGCGCTGGGAGTCGCGGGGCAGGTCATCCCATGGAACTTCCCGCTCCTCATGCTCGCGTGGAAGATCGCCCCGGCGCTCGCGGCGGGCAACACCGTCGTGATCAAGCCCGCGGAGACCACGCCGCTGTCGGCCCTGATCTTCGCCGAGATCCTGCAGCAGGCGGAGCTGCCCGCGGGTGTGGTCAACATCGTCACCGGCGCGGGTGGGACCGGCGCCGCGCTGGTCTCGCACCCCGGCATCGACAAGGTCGCCTTCACCGGATCCACGGGAGTCGGCCGCGCGATCGCGAAGGAGATCGCCGGATCGGGCAAGAAGCTCACCCTCGAGCTCGGTGGCAAGGCGGCCAACATCGTCTTCGACGACGCGCCGATCGATCAGGCCATCGAGGGGATCGTCAACGGCATCTTCTTCAATCAGGGCCACGTGTGCTGCGCCGGCAGCCGCCTTCTCGTCCAGGAGAACATTCACGACGAGGTCGTGGACCGACTCAAGGAACGACTGTCGACGCTGCGCATGGGCGATCCACTGGACAAGAACACCGACATCGGGGCCATCAATTCGCGTGCCCAGCTGGAGCGCGTCCGGGCGCTGTCGCAGGTCGGCGAGGAGGAGGGTGCGGAGCGCTGGAGCGCGGACTGCGTCATCCCCGAGAACGGCTTCTGGTTCGCGCCCACGATCTTCACGAACGTCCAGGCGAGCCACCGGATCGCCCGCGAGGAGATCTTCGGTCCGGTGCTGTCGGTCCTGACCTTCCGCACGCCCGCCGAGGCGATCGCGAAGGCGAACAACACCCCGTACGGCCTGTCGGCGGGGATCTGGAGCGACAAGGGATCCCGCATCCTCGCCGTCGCCGACAAGCTGCGCGCCGGCGTGGTCTGGGCGAACACGTTCAACCGATTCGACCCCGCCTCCCCATTCGGCGGCTACAAGGAGTCCGGCTACGGCCGGGAGGGCGGCCGGCACGGCCTCGCCGCCTACCTCGCTCCGGCATCCGCACGCCCCACGACCGCCCGCCTCGCCGCGGCTCGCAAGGAGAAGAAGGCATGA
- a CDS encoding uridine kinase, whose translation MRLPTTPVTTLLRSLRDEVRQHNRGGRVIIAVDGIDGAGKTVFADSFADVFAEDGSAVFRASIDDFHRPRAERYARGRQSPEGFYRDSYDLTTFRRVLIDPFREGGQTGASTGFQLAAFDVVRDQPVESAWTTAPRDAVLIVDGIFLHRPELRNLWNWSVWLDVPIDVAAQRLALRDGSDPSPSAPSNARYRQGQELYLKEANPRAAASAIVDNTDLAHPSRVWADYC comes from the coding sequence ATGCGCCTGCCCACCACCCCGGTCACCACGCTGCTGCGCAGCCTCCGGGACGAAGTGCGTCAGCACAATCGCGGTGGCCGGGTGATCATCGCGGTCGACGGCATCGACGGTGCGGGCAAGACCGTGTTCGCCGACTCCTTCGCCGATGTCTTCGCCGAGGACGGCTCTGCGGTCTTCCGCGCCTCGATCGACGACTTCCACCGCCCGCGGGCGGAGCGGTACGCGCGTGGCAGGCAGTCGCCCGAAGGCTTCTACCGCGACTCCTATGACCTCACGACCTTCCGTCGTGTGCTGATCGACCCGTTCCGCGAGGGTGGGCAGACCGGGGCGAGCACCGGGTTCCAGCTCGCCGCGTTCGACGTCGTGCGCGACCAGCCCGTCGAGTCGGCGTGGACGACGGCGCCGCGGGATGCCGTCCTCATCGTCGACGGGATCTTCCTGCACCGTCCCGAGCTGAGGAACCTCTGGAACTGGTCGGTCTGGCTCGATGTCCCCATCGATGTGGCCGCACAGCGACTGGCGCTGCGGGACGGCTCCGATCCGAGCCCCTCCGCGCCCTCGAACGCGCGGTACCGCCAGGGCCAGGAGCTGTACCTCAAGGAGGCGAATCCGCGGGCTGCGGCATCCGCGATCGTCGACAACACCGACCTCGCGCATCCGTCCCGCGTCTGGGCGGACTACTGCTGA
- the deoC gene encoding deoxyribose-phosphate aldolase — protein sequence MSRTDLQTLPERAVALLGGEPDDTTLRRYLHGLPGVDAVGLEQRAAALGTRSIKTTSKAWALDKIIELIDLTTLEGADTPGKVRSLVAKALTPDASDPTCPRVAAVCVYGDMVPYAVQALGAAHGDPDDGLVSVAAVATAFPSGRASLEIKLADTADAVAAGADEIDMVIDRGAFLAGRYGQVFDQIVRVKQACRRADGTYASLKVILETGELTTYDNIKRASWLAILAGGDFIKTSTGKVQPAATLPTTLLMLEVVRDWHRATGEKIGVKPAGGIRTSKDAIKYLVTVAETVGEEWLQPHLFRYGASSLLNDVLLQRQKLRTGAYSAADYVTID from the coding sequence ATGAGCAGAACAGACCTGCAGACGCTGCCCGAGCGCGCCGTGGCGCTCCTGGGTGGCGAGCCCGACGACACCACCCTCCGGCGCTATCTGCACGGTCTTCCCGGCGTCGATGCGGTCGGGCTGGAGCAGCGCGCCGCCGCGCTCGGCACGCGGTCGATCAAGACGACCTCGAAGGCATGGGCGCTCGACAAGATCATCGAGCTCATCGATCTGACGACCCTCGAGGGTGCCGACACCCCCGGCAAGGTGCGCTCGCTCGTCGCGAAGGCGCTGACCCCGGACGCGTCCGACCCGACGTGTCCGCGCGTCGCTGCGGTGTGCGTGTACGGCGACATGGTGCCCTACGCCGTGCAGGCGCTCGGCGCCGCGCACGGCGATCCGGACGACGGACTCGTCTCGGTCGCGGCCGTCGCCACCGCCTTCCCGAGCGGCAGGGCGTCGCTCGAGATCAAGCTCGCCGACACAGCGGATGCCGTCGCGGCGGGCGCCGACGAGATCGACATGGTGATCGACCGTGGGGCGTTCCTCGCCGGGCGCTACGGGCAGGTCTTCGACCAGATCGTCCGGGTGAAGCAGGCATGCCGTCGGGCGGACGGCACGTACGCCTCGCTCAAAGTGATCCTCGAGACCGGCGAGCTCACCACATACGACAACATCAAGCGCGCCTCCTGGCTCGCGATCCTCGCCGGCGGGGACTTCATCAAGACCTCGACGGGAAAGGTGCAGCCGGCGGCCACGCTGCCGACGACGCTGCTCATGCTCGAAGTGGTGCGCGACTGGCACCGCGCGACCGGCGAGAAGATCGGCGTGAAGCCGGCGGGCGGCATCCGCACCTCGAAGGACGCGATCAAATACCTTGTCACGGTCGCCGAGACCGTCGGCGAGGAGTGGCTGCAGCCGCACCTGTTCCGCTACGGCGCGTCGAGCCTGCTGAACGACGTGCTGCTGCAGCGGCAGAAGCTGCGCACCGGGGCGTACTCCGCCGCCGACTACGTGACGATCGATTGA
- a CDS encoding bifunctional riboflavin kinase/FAD synthetase yields the protein MIVFHDPAEVPDGFGPSVVAIGKFDGVHSGHRAVIDRARVDAATTDARVVAVTFDRNPLALLRPDLCPDDLIGVHQKVQLLAETGVDAVLVLRFDRELADLSPRDFVERVLVTALGACTVLVGGDFRFGRGGAGDPETLRTLGREFGFDVDVVDDVRAVGAGRRVSSTWIREVLAEGDVESAAKLLGRPASVWGEVVHGLKRGRELGFPTANLSPDSEGFIPADGVYAGWLIDEGSANGLRSGVRYPAAISIGVNPHFDDVERRQVEAYVLDESDLDLYGHRVEVQFVRRIRGMAAFEGLEALVAQMNDDVGRVRAALS from the coding sequence GTGATCGTGTTCCACGACCCTGCCGAGGTCCCCGACGGCTTCGGCCCCTCGGTCGTGGCGATCGGCAAGTTCGACGGCGTCCACTCCGGTCACCGTGCCGTGATCGATCGGGCGCGGGTCGACGCCGCCACCACGGATGCCCGCGTGGTCGCGGTCACTTTCGACCGGAACCCGCTCGCGCTGCTGCGACCCGATCTGTGCCCGGACGATCTGATCGGCGTGCACCAGAAGGTGCAGCTGCTCGCCGAGACGGGCGTCGACGCGGTGCTCGTCCTGCGCTTCGATCGGGAGCTCGCCGACCTCTCGCCGCGCGATTTCGTCGAGCGCGTGCTCGTGACCGCGCTCGGCGCCTGCACCGTGCTCGTCGGCGGGGACTTCCGGTTCGGCCGCGGCGGAGCGGGCGACCCGGAGACGCTGCGCACGCTCGGTCGCGAGTTCGGTTTCGACGTCGACGTGGTCGACGACGTGCGGGCGGTCGGAGCGGGTCGTCGGGTGTCCTCGACGTGGATCCGCGAAGTGCTCGCCGAGGGGGACGTCGAGTCGGCGGCGAAGCTGCTCGGCCGGCCGGCATCCGTGTGGGGCGAAGTGGTCCACGGACTCAAGCGCGGTCGCGAGCTCGGTTTCCCGACGGCGAACCTCTCGCCGGACTCCGAGGGCTTCATCCCCGCGGACGGCGTCTACGCCGGTTGGCTCATCGACGAGGGATCCGCGAACGGACTGCGTTCGGGAGTGCGGTACCCCGCCGCGATCTCGATCGGCGTCAACCCGCACTTCGACGACGTCGAGCGACGCCAGGTCGAGGCCTATGTGCTGGATGAATCGGACCTCGATCTGTACGGTCACCGCGTCGAAGTCCAGTTCGTCCGGCGCATCCGCGGGATGGCGGCGTTCGAGGGGCTCGAGGCGCTGGTCGCGCAGATGAACGACGACGTCGGGCGCGTGCGGGCCGCGCTGTCCTAG
- the truB gene encoding tRNA pseudouridine(55) synthase TruB produces the protein MVAAGILLVDKPGGITSHDVVARARRALGTRKIGHAGTLDPMATGLLVLGVEGATRLLTYIVGLDKTYEATIRLGASTDTDDADGQIQRVTDAASLDPARIDAEIAALTGEISQVPSRVSAIKVAGRRAYDLARAGEEVELAARSVTVSRFEVRRRRVDGGFTDLDVVVDCTSGTYIRALARDLGAALGVGGHLTALRRTRIGPFEVAGAASVDAISAAALADPASAARAVLGAIEVTGEEARDLRHGKRIAGAATRMTRNPTAAIDPSGVMVGIVERRGTDLKSVMNLPEEKSA, from the coding sequence ATGGTCGCCGCCGGAATCCTCCTGGTCGACAAGCCGGGAGGCATCACGAGTCATGACGTGGTCGCCCGCGCGAGGCGCGCCCTGGGCACCCGCAAGATCGGACACGCCGGCACGCTGGATCCGATGGCGACGGGTCTGCTCGTGCTCGGTGTGGAGGGCGCGACGCGACTGCTGACCTACATCGTCGGGCTGGACAAGACCTACGAGGCGACCATCCGGCTCGGCGCGTCCACCGACACCGACGACGCCGACGGGCAGATCCAACGGGTGACGGATGCCGCATCCCTCGACCCCGCGCGGATCGACGCCGAGATCGCCGCGCTGACCGGCGAGATCTCACAGGTGCCGAGCCGCGTGTCGGCGATCAAGGTCGCCGGGCGCCGCGCGTACGACCTCGCTCGTGCGGGGGAGGAGGTGGAGCTCGCCGCCCGCAGCGTGACGGTGTCCCGCTTCGAGGTCCGCCGCCGTCGCGTAGACGGCGGCTTCACGGACCTCGATGTCGTGGTCGACTGCACCAGCGGCACCTATATCCGCGCGCTCGCCCGCGACCTCGGCGCCGCGCTCGGCGTGGGCGGACACCTCACGGCGTTGCGGCGCACGCGCATCGGCCCGTTCGAGGTCGCCGGTGCGGCATCCGTCGACGCGATCTCGGCCGCCGCGCTCGCAGACCCCGCCAGCGCGGCCCGCGCGGTCCTGGGCGCGATCGAGGTGACCGGCGAAGAGGCCCGTGATCTGCGTCACGGCAAGCGGATCGCCGGGGCGGCGACGCGCATGACACGGAACCCGACCGCGGCGATCGATCCGTCGGGCGTCATGGTGGGGATCGTCGAGCGCCGCGGCACCGACCTCAAGAGCGTCATGAACCTCCCCGAGGAGAAGAGCGCATGA